In one window of Cellulophaga sp. HaHa_2_95 DNA:
- a CDS encoding CCA tRNA nucleotidyltransferase: MTQTNHEQALTNPVFKVISNAAKELNLDCYVIGGFVRDYLLERGTAKDIDIVAIGSGIALAKKVASKLKGKPEVSVFKNFGTAMIKHGDLELEFVGARKESYHEDSRKPVVEDGTLEDDQKRRDFTINALAISLNEENYATLLDPFKGIQDLSDKIIRTPLAPGITYSDDPLRMMRAIRFATQLDFKIEEASLNAITEHKDRIKIISKERIVDELHKILASKTPSLGFSLLHKTELLGYILPELTALQGIEEIEGQRHKDNFWHTLEVVDNIAKNTDNVWLRWAALLHDIGKAPTKRFDKKIGWTFHSHEFIGSKMVYKLFKRLRMPLNDKMKFVQKMVLLSSRPIILSEDFATDSAVRRLIFDAGENIEDLMTLCEADITTKNPKKQKRYQNNFKLVRQKIVEVEERDHVRNFQPPISGEEIMETFNLKPSKEIGIIKEAIKEAILEGEIPNEYDAAYQFMLQKGSEIGLES; encoded by the coding sequence ATGACGCAGACAAATCACGAGCAAGCCCTAACTAATCCAGTATTTAAAGTAATTTCTAATGCAGCAAAAGAGCTAAACCTAGACTGTTATGTTATTGGAGGTTTTGTACGTGACTACCTCCTAGAAAGAGGTACGGCTAAAGATATTGATATCGTTGCCATTGGTAGCGGTATAGCACTTGCCAAAAAAGTTGCTAGTAAGCTTAAAGGAAAACCAGAAGTTTCTGTTTTCAAAAATTTTGGTACGGCCATGATTAAACATGGCGATCTTGAATTAGAATTTGTGGGGGCACGCAAGGAAAGCTACCATGAAGATAGTAGAAAGCCCGTAGTGGAAGATGGTACTCTAGAAGACGATCAAAAAAGAAGAGATTTTACTATTAATGCTTTGGCGATTTCTTTGAATGAAGAAAATTACGCTACGCTTCTAGATCCTTTTAAGGGTATTCAAGACTTATCAGATAAAATAATAAGAACACCCCTAGCTCCAGGCATTACCTATTCTGATGATCCATTAAGAATGATGCGCGCCATCCGTTTTGCTACGCAACTAGATTTTAAAATCGAAGAAGCATCCCTAAATGCAATCACAGAACACAAAGACCGTATAAAAATTATTTCAAAAGAACGGATTGTAGATGAGCTACATAAAATTCTAGCGAGTAAAACTCCGTCTTTAGGCTTTTCATTATTACATAAAACAGAATTACTAGGTTATATACTTCCAGAACTTACTGCCTTACAAGGTATTGAAGAGATAGAAGGACAACGCCATAAAGATAATTTTTGGCATACTTTAGAAGTGGTTGATAACATAGCCAAAAACACAGATAACGTATGGCTACGTTGGGCTGCCCTACTCCATGATATTGGAAAAGCTCCTACAAAACGTTTTGATAAAAAAATAGGTTGGACCTTCCATAGCCATGAATTTATAGGCTCCAAGATGGTCTATAAGTTATTTAAAAGGTTACGCATGCCTTTGAATGATAAAATGAAATTTGTTCAAAAAATGGTCTTATTGAGTTCTAGACCTATTATCTTATCGGAAGATTTTGCAACAGATTCTGCCGTACGTCGGTTAATTTTTGATGCCGGAGAGAATATTGAGGATTTAATGACCCTATGTGAAGCAGATATCACTACCAAAAATCCTAAAAAGCAAAAGCGCTACCAAAATAATTTCAAACTTGTAAGACAAAAAATTGTTGAAGTAGAAGAACGTGATCATGTACGTAATTTTCAGCCCCCAATTAGTGGCGAAGAAATAATGGAAACGTTTAACTTAAAACCCTCTAAAGAAATTGGGATTATAAAAGAAGCAATTAAAGAAGCAATTCTTGAGGGCGAAATTCCAAATGAATATGATGCAGCTTATCAATTCATGCTTCAAAAAGGCAGTGAAATTGGTTTAGAAAGCTAA
- a CDS encoding NTP transferase domain-containing protein, producing MKIVILAAGMGSRLGNPFPKPLTPLVNGKSIMQMQVDNINSYYSVEDINVVVGFKKDLIMERFPEVSYIYNPLFDTTNTSKSLLRALRKFKDKSVLWMNGDVVFDEKLFEVLNPFIKKKQSFVAVNTSKVADEEVKYTLENGFIKELSKTVKGGLGEAVGINYIASKDINSFIARLEECDANDYFERGIEIAIEKDGLEVCAVDISQFNCMEVDFQEDLDNANKLLE from the coding sequence ATGAAAATAGTGATACTAGCTGCCGGAATGGGGTCAAGATTGGGAAATCCGTTTCCTAAACCTTTAACGCCTTTGGTGAATGGAAAAAGTATCATGCAAATGCAGGTAGATAATATAAATTCTTACTACTCTGTAGAAGACATTAATGTCGTAGTAGGTTTTAAAAAAGACTTAATCATGGAACGTTTTCCTGAGGTAAGCTATATCTACAATCCTCTTTTTGATACTACAAATACCTCTAAAAGCTTATTAAGAGCTTTAAGAAAATTTAAGGATAAATCTGTTCTTTGGATGAACGGCGATGTTGTTTTCGATGAAAAACTATTTGAGGTCTTAAATCCATTTATCAAAAAGAAGCAGTCTTTTGTTGCCGTAAATACCAGTAAAGTGGCCGATGAAGAAGTTAAATACACTCTGGAAAATGGATTTATTAAAGAGCTATCAAAAACGGTAAAAGGCGGACTAGGAGAAGCGGTTGGTATTAATTATATTGCTTCCAAAGATATTAATAGCTTTATTGCGAGACTAGAAGAATGCGATGCCAATGACTATTTTGAACGCGGCATTGAAATTGCCATTGAAAAAGATGGTTTAGAAGTATGTGCTGTTGATATTTCACAATTCAATTGTATGGAAGTAGATTTTCAAGAAGATTTAGATAACGCCAATAAGCTACTAGAATAA
- the ruvX gene encoding Holliday junction resolvase RuvX, with protein MARIVALDFGKVRTGIAVTDELQLIASGLSTVATKELIDFLKNYIATESVECIVVGEPKQMNNQVSESEALILPFLEKLKASFPTMRIERQDERFTSKMAFQTMIDSGLKKKQRRDKALVDEISATIILQAYLNRI; from the coding sequence ATGGCACGGATCGTTGCACTTGATTTTGGTAAAGTTAGAACAGGAATTGCTGTTACCGATGAGCTACAACTAATTGCATCAGGATTATCTACGGTAGCCACTAAGGAATTGATTGATTTTTTAAAAAACTATATTGCAACGGAAAGTGTTGAATGTATTGTAGTCGGTGAGCCTAAACAAATGAATAATCAGGTGTCAGAATCTGAGGCGTTGATACTTCCTTTTCTAGAGAAATTGAAAGCAAGTTTTCCAACAATGAGAATAGAACGCCAAGACGAGCGTTTTACGTCTAAAATGGCTTTTCAAACAATGATTGATAGTGGCCTGAAAAAGAAACAAAGAAGAGATAAGGCACTAGTTGATGAGATTAGTGCTACCATTATTTTACAAGCATATTTAAACAGAATTTAA
- a CDS encoding CDP-glycerol glycerophosphotransferase family protein, protein MKTILFCQNAYAFGILAPIRNVLQKEKHEYIWFIAPKLLDTFPFKKENFTTSILDLQLFESDAIFAPGNEVPYYLRGVKVQIFHGLAGEKKGHFRIRHYFDLYLTQGPYFTEKFNRFKAQHQDFDVVETGWPKLDIYHTDVHEYRKEKEVLLRDYQTDKIILYAPTFSPSLTSAPYLLDQIRELAISTGYLLLLKFHDLMDQKWIAAYKKLSEEIPNILFKEDKNITESLLLADLMISDTSSVIYEFLLLDKPVITFKNISKNIQWLDIKSYDGLTDKVRTSIANDSFALQRKELCEQYHPYNDGKSAARMVQTTQEYIVKNGVPNERKLSFLRKKKIHKIFGTPTKDIFTGPKKEKISALVITYNEEEHINGVLENLQFADEIIVVDSFSTDTTIEKLKAFNNIHLIQRPFKDFTDQKAYALAQATHNWVLFIDADERLTDALKNEVLKTVNSDQKKAAAYYFLRIFMFEKQRMRFTGTQSDKNYRLFQKSKVKFDTTKTVHETLLVDGESKVLKNKLIHYSYNNYEEFKNKRLKYTSMQANELLAKNKKPTAFHFIVKPAFRFFKHYVIGLGFLDGKKGLVLSYLMGLGIYNRYSELKRLRKENQP, encoded by the coding sequence ATGAAAACTATTCTTTTTTGTCAGAATGCCTATGCTTTTGGGATTTTAGCTCCCATTAGAAATGTATTGCAAAAGGAAAAGCATGAGTATATCTGGTTTATAGCACCTAAGTTATTAGATACATTCCCTTTCAAAAAAGAAAATTTTACGACGAGTATTTTAGACCTTCAATTGTTTGAAAGTGATGCTATATTTGCTCCTGGTAATGAAGTCCCGTATTATCTACGAGGCGTAAAAGTGCAAATATTTCATGGCTTGGCAGGTGAAAAAAAAGGGCACTTTAGAATCCGCCATTATTTTGATTTGTACCTTACACAAGGACCCTATTTTACAGAAAAGTTTAATAGATTTAAAGCGCAACATCAAGATTTTGACGTTGTAGAAACGGGCTGGCCTAAATTAGATATTTACCATACAGATGTTCATGAATATCGGAAAGAAAAAGAGGTACTTTTAAGGGACTATCAAACAGATAAAATTATTTTATATGCCCCTACCTTTTCTCCCAGCTTAACTTCTGCACCTTATTTACTAGATCAAATTAGAGAATTAGCCATAAGCACAGGCTATCTCCTGCTGCTTAAATTTCATGATTTAATGGATCAAAAATGGATAGCAGCGTATAAAAAACTATCCGAAGAAATCCCTAATATTCTTTTTAAAGAAGACAAGAATATTACCGAATCGCTATTGCTGGCAGATCTAATGATCAGTGATACTTCTTCCGTTATTTATGAGTTTTTATTGTTAGATAAACCAGTAATTACCTTTAAAAATATCTCTAAAAATATACAGTGGCTAGATATTAAATCTTATGACGGCCTGACCGATAAAGTAAGGACGAGTATAGCAAATGATAGCTTCGCTTTGCAAAGAAAAGAATTATGTGAGCAGTATCATCCGTATAATGATGGAAAATCTGCAGCGCGAATGGTACAAACTACCCAAGAGTATATTGTAAAGAATGGAGTACCAAACGAAAGGAAGTTATCGTTTTTGAGAAAGAAAAAAATACATAAAATCTTTGGAACACCAACGAAAGACATATTTACAGGGCCTAAAAAAGAAAAAATTTCGGCGCTTGTCATTACCTATAATGAAGAAGAACATATCAACGGTGTTTTAGAGAACTTACAATTTGCAGACGAAATCATTGTTGTAGATTCTTTTAGTACGGATACGACCATTGAAAAGCTAAAGGCTTTTAACAACATTCATTTAATTCAAAGACCTTTTAAAGATTTTACAGATCAGAAAGCGTATGCCTTAGCACAAGCTACGCACAATTGGGTTTTATTTATTGATGCTGATGAGCGGCTAACAGATGCCTTGAAAAATGAAGTGCTAAAAACTGTAAATTCTGATCAAAAGAAAGCAGCTGCTTATTATTTTTTGAGAATATTTATGTTCGAAAAACAGCGGATGCGCTTTACTGGTACGCAATCTGATAAAAACTATAGGCTATTCCAGAAATCTAAAGTAAAATTTGACACTACAAAAACAGTACACGAAACCCTGTTGGTAGACGGAGAATCTAAGGTGTTAAAAAATAAACTTATCCATTATTCCTACAACAACTACGAGGAGTTCAAAAATAAGCGATTAAAATATACCAGCATGCAAGCCAACGAATTATTGGCTAAAAACAAAAAACCTACGGCATTTCACTTTATTGTAAAACCAGCGTTTCGTTTTTTTAAACACTATGTAATTGGCTTAGGCTTTTTAGACGGAAAGAAGGGACTTGTCTTAAGCTACTTAATGGGCTTGGGAATCTATAATAGGTATAGTGAACTCAAAAGATTACGCAAAGAGAATCAGCCTTAA
- the def gene encoding peptide deformylase produces MILPIIAYGDPVLRKVGTDITNEYPKLETLIENMWETMYNASGVGLAAPQIGLPIRLFVIDTTPFSEDEDLAPEDQKALNGFKKVFVNAKIEEETGDEWTFNEGCLSIPDIREDVNRKETIKITYLDENFNEKSETYGGLLARVIQHEYDHIEGILFTDKLSSLKKRLIKGKLSNISKGKINADYRMRFPDMKKGR; encoded by the coding sequence ATGATATTACCCATAATAGCGTACGGAGATCCAGTTTTACGAAAAGTAGGAACTGATATTACAAATGAGTATCCTAAACTTGAAACCTTAATAGAAAATATGTGGGAAACCATGTATAATGCAAGCGGTGTTGGTTTGGCTGCACCACAAATTGGTTTGCCTATTCGCTTATTTGTTATTGATACTACCCCATTCTCTGAGGATGAAGATTTAGCTCCAGAAGATCAGAAAGCATTAAATGGTTTTAAAAAGGTCTTTGTCAATGCCAAGATAGAGGAGGAGACAGGAGATGAGTGGACTTTTAATGAAGGTTGTTTAAGTATTCCGGATATTCGTGAAGATGTGAATAGAAAAGAAACCATTAAAATCACTTATTTAGATGAGAACTTTAATGAGAAAAGCGAAACTTATGGGGGTTTGTTAGCAAGAGTAATTCAACATGAATACGATCATATTGAAGGAATTTTGTTTACAGACAAGCTTTCAAGTCTTAAAAAACGTTTGATAAAAGGTAAATTAAGTAATATTTCTAAAGGAAAAATTAATGCAGATTACCGTATGCGTTTCCCTGATATGAAAAAAGGAAGGTAA
- a CDS encoding glycosyltransferase family 2 protein, translated as MKEKLSVFIITYNEERIIDKCLNKLSWADEIIVVDSGSTDATIEICKKYQVKLFHKDFEGFGAQKQFALEQTTHNWVLSIDADEILTDELIAEIQGVLASGTTKSGYYLKRKHVFLGKVFEYGPESKEYILRFFKKNMGKFDGKIVHENVVLEGPSDKLKNDFLHFTTRSLDNYIEKLSNYASIFSEGKYLKNKRYGIAYIFIKVKFEFFKKYFLELNFLNGQEGFYWSYLAAYYMGIKYMKTNEQYKQVKKQLMF; from the coding sequence ATGAAGGAGAAATTGTCTGTTTTTATTATTACGTACAATGAGGAGCGAATTATAGATAAATGTCTGAATAAGCTTTCTTGGGCTGATGAAATTATTGTGGTAGACTCAGGAAGCACAGATGCTACTATAGAGATTTGTAAAAAATATCAGGTAAAATTATTTCATAAAGATTTTGAAGGCTTTGGTGCCCAAAAGCAATTTGCTTTGGAACAAACGACCCATAATTGGGTGCTTAGCATTGATGCTGATGAAATTTTAACGGATGAATTAATAGCCGAAATACAAGGAGTGCTTGCTTCTGGCACCACCAAAAGTGGGTATTATTTAAAAAGAAAGCACGTTTTTTTAGGTAAAGTTTTTGAATATGGTCCTGAGAGTAAGGAATATATCTTGCGTTTCTTTAAAAAGAATATGGGTAAGTTTGACGGTAAAATAGTACATGAAAATGTTGTTTTAGAAGGACCGTCAGATAAGTTGAAAAATGATTTTCTTCATTTTACAACGCGTTCATTAGACAATTATATAGAAAAGCTGTCGAATTACGCTTCTATCTTCTCAGAAGGAAAATACCTTAAAAATAAACGTTATGGAATAGCATATATTTTTATAAAAGTAAAATTTGAATTTTTTAAAAAATATTTCCTGGAGCTTAATTTCTTAAATGGTCAAGAAGGATTCTATTGGTCTTATTTAGCAGCGTATTATATGGGGATTAAATATATGAAAACCAATGAACAATATAAGCAGGTAAAGAAACAGTTGATGTTTTAA
- a CDS encoding L-threonylcarbamoyladenylate synthase encodes MQEEINKCIEILSNGGLILYPTDTVWGIGCDATNEEAVAKIYALKKRANTKTMICLVANDFMLEKHVSAVPEVAYDIIDLATKPTTIVYDAPKGVAKNLVAEDNTLAIRIASDKFCQYLINKFKKPIVSTSANIAGEPTPQTFKEISSAILKGVDYVVNLHQDKNSETPSSIIKLGNDGVVKIIRE; translated from the coding sequence ATGCAGGAAGAAATAAATAAATGTATCGAAATTCTTTCTAATGGAGGACTAATTCTGTACCCTACAGATACAGTATGGGGTATTGGTTGTGATGCTACTAATGAGGAAGCCGTTGCTAAAATATATGCGCTAAAAAAGCGAGCGAATACTAAAACAATGATTTGTTTAGTCGCTAATGATTTTATGTTAGAAAAGCATGTAAGCGCAGTACCAGAGGTAGCTTATGACATCATAGATTTAGCCACAAAACCTACTACCATAGTGTATGACGCTCCTAAAGGAGTTGCTAAAAATTTAGTTGCAGAAGATAACACCTTAGCCATTCGTATTGCTTCAGATAAGTTTTGCCAATACCTGATTAACAAATTTAAAAAACCCATTGTTTCTACCTCGGCAAATATTGCAGGAGAACCAACACCGCAAACTTTTAAAGAAATTAGCAGTGCAATTTTAAAAGGTGTAGACTATGTGGTAAATTTGCACCAAGATAAAAATTCAGAAACACCTTCCTCTATTATTAAACTCGGAAATGATGGAGTTGTAAAAATTATCCGAGAATAG
- a CDS encoding 2,3,4,5-tetrahydropyridine-2,6-dicarboxylate N-succinyltransferase: MTELREQIEKAWDNRDLLKEEKTQTAIRSVIDLLDDGKLRCAEPTTDGWQINEWVKKAVVLYFPIQKMETLEAGIFEYHDKMPLKKGYKEKGIRVVPGATARHGAYISAGTILMPSYVNIGAYVDEGTMVDTWATVGSCAQIGKNVHLSGGVGIGGVLEPLQASPVIIEDNVFVGSRCIVVEGVRVEKEAVLGANVVLTASTKIIDVTGDTPIERKGLVPARSVVIPGSYTKKFPAGEYNVPCALIIGTRKESTNKKTSLNDALREYDVAV, encoded by the coding sequence ATGACTGAATTAAGAGAGCAAATAGAAAAAGCTTGGGACAACCGAGATTTATTGAAAGAAGAGAAGACACAAACTGCAATACGCTCAGTAATAGACTTATTAGATGACGGAAAATTGCGTTGTGCAGAACCTACAACAGACGGATGGCAAATAAATGAGTGGGTAAAAAAGGCCGTAGTACTTTATTTCCCAATTCAAAAAATGGAAACTCTTGAAGCGGGTATTTTTGAATATCACGATAAAATGCCTTTGAAAAAAGGATATAAAGAAAAAGGAATACGTGTGGTACCCGGAGCAACAGCAAGACACGGAGCTTATATTTCTGCTGGAACTATTTTAATGCCTAGTTATGTAAATATAGGTGCTTATGTAGATGAAGGTACTATGGTAGATACTTGGGCTACCGTTGGTAGTTGTGCTCAAATAGGTAAAAATGTTCACCTTAGTGGTGGTGTTGGTATTGGTGGTGTTTTAGAACCATTACAAGCCTCTCCTGTCATCATAGAAGACAATGTATTTGTTGGTTCTAGATGTATTGTTGTAGAAGGCGTACGTGTAGAAAAAGAAGCTGTTTTAGGTGCAAATGTTGTGCTTACAGCATCTACTAAAATTATAGATGTTACTGGAGATACCCCTATAGAACGCAAAGGTTTAGTACCAGCAAGATCTGTAGTTATACCGGGAAGCTATACTAAAAAATTCCCTGCAGGAGAATACAATGTTCCTTGTGCATTAATTATAGGTACTCGTAAAGAAAGTACGAACAAAAAAACATCTCTAAATGATGCCCTTAGAGAATATGATGTAGCGGTATAA